The Acropora muricata isolate sample 2 chromosome 7, ASM3666990v1, whole genome shotgun sequence genomic interval AACTGAGAGTTGAggctatttgaaaacaaaagtataatTTGCTCGCGGTGATACTGATCAATCCGGAATGAactatttcattcaaaatatgaTCCTGTCTTATACTACGCATACTGAAAGTTTTTTTACGCCACAGTTTTTCGTTAATCATCCTGTATATGCTATAACCGTgatttttatttgccttttgAGCGATAAGGCCTCGAATGCagagttctttcaaatatttccgtGTGAACTTTATCATACCTACTCGACATTTCGCCTATTGTCACTTAGAACAAAGCGAACAATAGCCTATTCAAACCCAACCGCGTCCTGCCTTTCACCGCGGCTTAAGTCAACCGGAAATAACCGAGGTGAAGCCGAGGTTTTTTATGCGGTCAGACGCGGTTTTCCCGAGGTGAAACTGCAGATCGAAACCGCAGTTTGACCGAGGCAAAATCGCGGCAAATGGTTCCATAGTTTCAGGCGGTACTGTAGATGACATTGATTTGCACTAAAGACATACTTGCACTCCTGAATGTATGGCTCAATGTTCGGTGCAAACCCTGAAAAATGTCTTTAAATTTTGTCAAACCTCTCTACGTTAACCAAAACGTGTTACGTTTGCTTAACAAACATTCATACTTTCGTGCTCCAAACGAAACATTTTCATTGGTCCAGTTGATACAGTTGTCTGGCAAACTGTCTcgtttgaaaaataaacatgtGGGAAGAAACGTTCACGCTTCACGGTTGAACGCAAATGGTAGTAGTTCATGATATTCCACAATTGTGTAGAGAAACTTATGCACTATCCATGTGAAACTGTGGGGATCTCTAAACAGTACTATATTGTTGAACGATCAGACTATATTGAACAACTCATACTTGAAACCTACTGACGCGATTGTTGGTTGATTGCTGGAGTTCGaaaggttttcacgttacggTTTTGTGACACCCTACATTGAAAGTTTGGCCAGTTAAATGCAATCTATTCCTTATATTATTAGTTGTCGGTGGCATCTTTTAACTTTGATTTGGAAATATTCTGTGATATTTATTATTGAGGAATGTTTGGTGATTTGACTGTTTCACAAATTGCTCAAGTATTCACGATCTGACAAAGGGGCTAGATCAGTTAGAAATTGATCGATCTcagagtttctgtttattgtAGTCGGTTTGCTAAAATCCAACATTGCGACGTCAATGAATATTAATCAATTCAAAACAGCTGTGATTTGGCCTACAAATACTACCTTATGGAAGAAAGTAGTGAACTTAATACAACTTAATTCTGTGATAGCAAGTAGATAACAGTGAGGAACGTAACAGCTCTCTATAtaagtaccgtaaacgtccatgtataagccgcactttttttcacaaaattgaagtcaaaaatcgagggtgcggcttataacAATACAACAATACTTTATTTAACCACGCAACATCCAGGAGTAATAAGAAACTCGTTTAAACATGTGCGTGAaacaaaaagcattgaaaataaaagaaatagttTAAAATTACCATTATAAAAAATCTATCTAAAAACTTGCTTCTTTAAAAGACGTTTAAAAGTAGAAATATCTTTGGCGTTTCTAACACACGTTGGTAACGAGTTCCAAAGTTTTGCTGCCAAAAATGAGAATGACTTATGGCGCCATTCTAGATTAAAACTGGGTAACGTTAAAAGTGTCCCCGAccctcttaaattataattacagATTTTGATCTTAAAAAAATCCTCTATATATCTTGGGGCTTCGTTATGAAAACATTTATAAACCAAAACTAGGGCctggaattttcttctttcttctagCGTTCTTATACCAGCGATATTTAATAAATGGTTATATGATGTATGCTTTCCATACCCCAAAATAGTCCTAAGAATATAATTATTGGTGTCTTCTAATTTTTTAACTTGACTTTTTCCAACTCCAAGTAATAGCGGACAACAATATTCTAAATGAGGCAGAATATAGGCTTTATAAAGGCGGCACATTACGTCTAAAGGAAGAAACCTACGAATCCTCCGTAACGCGGAGGCTTTGGCACACGCCTTTTTTACTTGTTCAGACACATGAGCGACAAAATTGAGCCTACGATCTAATGTAACACCAAGGATTTTAAGTGTATCATTAGCGTCCACTTCATTGTTATCTACACTGAAGTTATAACGATATGATGCTGGACCTATAGCCATTGCCTGTGTCTTAGATGCATTGATCTGAAGATAGTTCTGCCGAAGCCATGTTGATAGTATATGTAGATCAGAGTTAATAATATATTCTAAAACTGGAGGGGAAGCATCCGATGCATATTCGGTAGTATCATCTGCATACAACCGTAAAGAGGAGTTTGTAACCTGAAGGTTCAAATCATTAATGTAAATGTTAAAAAGCAAAGGGCCCAACAGGGACCCCTGAGGAACCCCAACTTTAGTAGGCTTCCAGTCAGAATAAATGCCATCTAATTTGACCCTCTGTCTCCTATCTTTCAAGTAGTTGCTCATCAACTCCAATGCTTGATCTGTGAAGCCATAGGCTCTGAGTTTTGCAAGCAGTAAGCCATGGCATACAGAATCAAACGCCTTACTCAGATCAATTGCAAGCGTAGCAACAGCCTCTCTGTTGTCAAGGCTCAACCTCCAGTCTTCTACCATTTTTAACAATGCAGTACAACAGGAGTGTCCCGTAAGATAACCAGAGAGGTTGGGCGAGAGACTTGGTGCAAATGCATGGTACACTTGATCTGCGACCACCTTCTCGTAGATCTTAGACAATGCAGGGAGTACGGACACTGGACGATAGCAAGTCTTATTAGTCTCGTCAGTTTTTTTAAATACTGGAGTGATGTTACTACTCTTCCATATTGTAGGCCATAGCCTGTTagtgataaaataattaatcagTTTGGTCAGCGGTTGCGTTAGGACAGGAGCTGATGAACGTAAAAGCCGTTGAGAGATGAAATCACAACCAACTGCCTTCAGTGGGTTTAGCTTAACTAAAATACCATTAATGTAGCTTTCGCTCACACTATTAAAACTGAAGCACAGTTTGTTATTGCATTTCTCAGTAATGAGTTTGACGCTTGGGtgatttgcaaaatcatcagttatcTTATCCATACCCTCAGTTACCGCCACTTCGCTAAAGTAATTGTCGAAGGTATTAGCCACAGTCAGGGTGTCAGTCATGAGAGATCCGTCTTCCAGCAGAATTATTTTAGATTGCTTTTTGCCCTTGCTGGGCAATAAGGGCTTCATTTTAAGCCAAAATTCGCCTTGATGTTTTGAATTTATGGAGGCGTCCATACAAAAGATCTTCATACCTcttcttttaagtgaagtgaccctgtttctttgtttcctaTAATCGTGCCATGAGGCCTCAGTGGGATTTCGAGCGTGAAGTTTGAATAAGCGATTGCGCCGCGAGATTTCACGCTGTATCTCTGGCGTAATCCACGGTAATTGATCACCCCGAATCCGCTTCTTTTTAATTGGCGCATGAATATCGAGAATCTCTTTAAAAAGTGTCGCCCAGTGATCCCACAAGTCATCCACATTATCATATATATAGGCAGTATCCCAAGGGACGTTTCTTAGATCCTGTAAAAAAGCATCATTGTTAAATTGTCGCATACTCCGGTATTCAATTTCGCGTGCTTTTGGCTTTGCAAGTTTGTTTTTTCGAACCGCAAACACCAAATCATGGTCGCTTACTcccaaatgcaaattaccgcaGGTGGCAAAACGTTCAGGATGGCTGGCCAGAACCACATCAATAAGCGTTTTTGTTTTATCGGTGATCCTTGTTGGTTCATAGATTTGATTTTGCAAGCAAAACCTATCACAGAACTCCTGAAGCGCTGCATTTCCTATCCTCCCCTCATCTTGATTTATGTACATGTCCAGGTTAAAGTCACCAATTAAAACTACTTCTTGTCGGCACCTGTACATAAGTTCTATGGCAGAAGTGAGCGAAAGTAAGAAATCTGCCGGCTTGCACATCTTTTCGGATCTATAGCATGCACAAAtaataaaacgtgactttcgtgAGTCAATAACATCCAAACAAATTGATTCAACTTGATCTGGCTCTAACTTTCGTCGACGATACGCTTTTAAATCCTCGCGAACAAAAGCCATTAGACCACCGCCACCCTTCTTGCGATCTTGGCGTATTATGCGGTATCCCGATTGCCGAAATAAGTCGTCAGAATAAGTAGAATCAATTTTCGTTTCAGCTATAAACAGAATGTCAAACATGTTTCGAATAAGCATGTCCCGTACTTCATCCATCTTGTTCTGAACTGAGTTTATATTTAGATggccatggatacatctatgtttggagttctcaaaaacctacttcatattcataaaacttcttaaggtgccgagaaagaaacataaaagaaactgagagcgtgttgctgtagttaaaggagtctttgagtgtttatcagcgaatcttgctcttcaaaagttccttcaagcgattaattttcgctttactcgaataaataaacgtctgcagccggTCAccgccacgcgtatctttctgccacgtgcgatatagtaccacaaaattcgcgagtattcgcgaggtaaatggccaactgtttcatTATCAGgttcctgttctgcgtgaagtttttagccttatgcgggtttccagacgtatttatacagctGGTATCGCCGAAGAGCTTtgtgtttatgcccacacgatttccaggccaggctcaggcccagactcctcccaacatttaaagcttagctccgccaaagcagttcttcgtttgttttttttaatgctcaaggaattcaactttatggcgtgtttcgaattgataatcttgaaaaatcggatcgaaagagttttttaagttaaagatggtgaaaatttcaaagaaaaggaaggtacaacaaatgacatttcgctttttttagacttgataaatgtgaaagatagccacaacttctgcACTTCCacatgtcggtgtttcgaaaccttgattgtttgtccttggttgtttgtagcaatacaactttactgaaacttcagactgtgttgtttttatttttttccaaattctgcacttcgaaatcgggggtgcggcttatctatggatgcggcttatacacagaCGTTTACGGTAACCAGACAAAATTCAGAAAACAAGGCGATCAAAGCGACAGATAGAATACTTCCTTCAACAACCAAAGATGACCATCCGTTAATTGATGTTCGACATCACTTTCAATCTTAATCATTCCTTTCCAAAAATGTGGATGCCTGAGTAAGATGCATTCCTTTTTCACACGGTAAAACTTTTCTGCTTCTTTCTTCCACGTAGGCACCATTGTCACTTAACCTTGCTAATCTTTCTTGGGGTAAAGGTGCAGAATGACGATGTTACCCTGGGCAAATTCAACTTTGCAGAACTcgcatttttttacatttctgaatTCTCTTGTAAAGACAGCATTGAAATCATTGTGATTATGCCAAATTTCTGTAAAACCAAGAGGTTTTTGAAAATCAATGTCGTTGTCGGGCCTTTGGACTTCTATAATGGGGACGCACTTGGGATGTTgttgagatatgtccagaaatgcacgcaacaacaaaaatggcaaaaaagagaacataatggcaaatatgacaattttcccagaatcgccaacagggcaaagcacaaagcaatgagggggcccataaaagttggcgatactggcgaatttggcaaatatggcgaaaatggcaattttgccagaatcgccaacatggcaaagcacaaagcagtgagggggcccataaaagttggcgatactggcgaatttggcaaatacaGTTGAACCTAGATAATCCGGACCTCAATTATctggacttttcgattatccggactttttctctggtctcgttttttcatgaatattaataagctttgatctcaaaagcttttagaggtaaaaaatgcttaaattcaagaaaagtgtgttcaaaacagcgcatttaccgcttcgctttcaaaagatttagcgctcggcgacaaagggcattctgatgcatttagctgaattttgattggtgcagtattgtaattaaaaaagtgctatctttatttcttttgtttacattgttgtctcattaatattcatattttcgattatccggactctcgattatccggactttttactgaggtcccgacgagtccggataatcgaggttcgactgtatggggaaaatgacaattttgccagaatcgccaacatggcaaagcacaaagcagtgagggggccccataaaagttggcgatactgacaaatttggcaaatatggcgaaaatgacaattttgccagaatcgccaacatggcaaagcacaaagcagtaagggggcccataaaagttggcgatactggcaaatttggcaattatggccaaaatgacaattttgtcagaatcgccaacatgccaaagcacaaagcaatgagggggcccataaaagttagcgatactggcgaatttagcaaatatggcgaaaatgacaatattgccacaatcgccaacaagccaaagcacaaagcaatgggggggcccataaaagttggcgatactggcaaatttggcaaatatggcgaaaatgacatctttgccacaatcgccaaccgggcatggaaatttacaaacgggttaatttacaacgggtactaagagattcaaagaattatgtggagctcaccaatgtcagcttgtaaggaattacattcagtaagccacacagaaaatatttccttgtcgtatgatccatttattgaaactaagcattgcttgaagatgcatgtcgtggcggggaattttatagtagcttcgcacgaatcatgccatcgatcgtcaagttctaagtgagtcgagattgagatcgttttccataactgtagaagaatattgacaccaagtagaacagaagttgcaaaactaaaattatctgcaagacgataaacatttcctgaattgtgatccgccGGAAAATACGAAGTGTTTTTAGATGCCATCTCGGGATTTGACATAtacctcgtgttaggtcactgtattgtaactgctagctgggacccaagtttcatcgttcgttgtcttggcaatccggccagtagtggatgaatgaaaattcatcaaacggcaagacagtctcgtgaaagtttagtgctttggcctaatcactgtaacgtaagtgtacattcggcaacactacttcaactagtttaattttactgattgtcaatatgcaaattatatcggttagtctgtgtctgtcgatttcaccgatggcctctttattctcttgtaagttattcacgtaattttttttaatttcactccgcttttcttttgaaaaattaaagtggatgtgaaatggggaagcggatgcagccggtatgtaaggtgagagtgacaacaaagctaaaatcttttcaaatcatcatatcatttaactggcacgcccgaaaGTATCTGCGTGAAACATaaacataaacagggctgttggaagactgcttgaatttcgacaagattggtgggttcatattagcggagtaaggataccttaagtacacttgagcCCTACTTCAGATGATATTATCCCCAAAATCAACAACaatttgtgacgcggatgaataatagtgcttcagcctaatcactgaaacgagcgcttacgcttttaaaaagatggccaatatcgccaatgttcacccaaggggtgtcaataccagtggatgaactaatttgatgaaattggcaaaatattgccaaaattgccgaatttgtcaatttcgccaaaatcgccaatgttcacccaactgctgtcaataccaatggatgacttaactaatttgacgaaattggcgaatgatcgccaaaatcgcttATTTTGCTAACgttgtcaattgtggagctctttcgccaaatctgccatttttgtcattgcgtgcatttctggacataagtgcttGTTCGGGGGATTGCCAAGCCCCGCAGCGATTCTCACAGTCTTTAACATACAGTGCTGCAAGGTATCTTTCATTGACCTGTGTATTCCTTTTGATGTTACCATCCACTGCCTAAAGTTTTCTGGCCATTGACTTTCTTTGGTAATgtaattttgttcaaattcgGCCTCATTCTCGCAATCGACCATACCTTGAACTCACTTGCCTTCAAATTCACTCCCCAAGATTTTCTGTTGGATGTTCTACTTTGTTGTCTCCGAAATATTCAGCCCTTGAGCTTATTAGAATACCTCCTTTAGCATGATCGAAACAGCGAAGGTGGATCTTCCTTTCAGTGGTGTTTACTATGGGGTACACGCACTCACAACCACTTTCTAGGGCACACTCACCATCTGTTCTGTAGACTAGCAATGCTATCCCTTCTGACTTTAATGACTGTGCTAGATACTCATAATCATgcttttctttagaaactgaagTTATTACCGCTGCCAAAGTTGTTGCGTGCTTATTTTTGTTGCCCTTGTAAGCAAACATTGGATTCCGCAAGGTCACTGCAGTGAGATAAAAGGGCCCGAGCTTATACAGCATATCAATAccggtgtcacagcgttttgtgttcccctgtgttatctgttcccccgaacactgggcactagtgctgtgttTTCCCCCATCCTCTCTCTATAGTTTAACTCAGTGCTACGAGTTCCCTCTGAGAAAGCCGCCTTAAGAAGTAAAtgaacataaaaagaaaaatgaaaataaagg includes:
- the LOC136922522 gene encoding uncharacterized protein → MDEVRDMLIRNMFDILFIAETKIDSTYSDDLFRQSGYRIIRQDRKKGGGGLMAFVREDLKAYRRRKLEPDQVESICLDVIDSRKSRFIICACYRSEKMCKPADFLLSLTSAIELMYRCRQEVVLIGDFNLDMYINQDEGRIGNAALQEFCDRFCLQNQIYEPTRITDKTKTLIDVVLASHPERFATCGNLHLGVSDHDLVFAVRKNKLAKPKAREIEYRSMRQFNNDAFLQDLRNVPWDTAYIYDNVDDLWDHWATLFKEILDIHAPIKKKRIRGDQLPWITPEIQREISRRNRLFKLHARNPTEASWHDYRKQRNRVTSLKRRGYGLQYGRVVTSLQYLKKLTRLIRLAIVQCPYSLHCLRSTRRWSQIKCTMHLHQVSRPTSLVILRDTPVVLHC